From Pempheris klunzingeri isolate RE-2024b chromosome 18, fPemKlu1.hap1, whole genome shotgun sequence, a single genomic window includes:
- the LOC139218142 gene encoding serine/threonine-protein kinase pdik1l-B: MEELYTLEKEVGRGSYGVVFEGHMAKTGRKVAVKRLPCSNPECIELYLQELWAMRVTAKNHVNVIALHSCLLQTGPRTLKPLKPGKLPPRLVESVLKGSVVGARKSHDTERRTDTVCRLQDRTNTVQARAKLQDKTKSNASEPTTPQRPQNRARKRPAEREEEDQRGPLRCLALWLVMEYCDGGDLNQYLLSRPPDAQRNHSMVQQLCSAVAFLHGLGITHRDLKPDNVLVCVTPKGPVFKVADFGLSKMSEGLVNGDLSRQHFSSTCGSDFYMAPEVWGGLTYTAQADIFSLGVMFWAVLERITFVEEGTTQEQLGAYVCKARSGWVMPLGEALWENSDLQLCIPMKSKRAPPLPPPPGPAMCTLLLDMLASNPDTRPPADQLEARVCSALKEDSH; encoded by the exons ATGGAGGAACTCTACACTTTGGAGAAGGAGGTCGGACGAGGCAGCTACGGTGTGGTCTTTGAAGGCCACATGGCCAAAACAGGACGGAAGGTGGCTGTCAAGCGGCTGCCCTGCAGCAACCCAGAGTGTATTGAGCTCTACCTGCAGGAGCTGTGGGCCATGAGGGTCACGGCCAAAAATCATGTCAATGTCATTGCACTCCACAGCTGCCTCCTGCAGACGGGACCGAGGACCCTGAAGCCCCTAAAGCCAGGCAAACTGCCCCCACGTCTAGTTGAGAGCGTGCTGAAGGGCAGTGTAGTTGGAGCACGAAAAAGCCACGACACTGAGAGGAGGACTGACACTGTCTGTAGACTTCAAGACAGGACCAACACGGTTCAGGCCAGGGCCAAGCTCCAGGACAAGACGAAATCAAATGCATCCGAACCCACAACTCCACAGAGGCCTCAAAATAGAGCCAGAAAGAGACCGGccgagagagaggaggaggaccagcGGGGACCCCTGCGCTGCTTGGCCCTGTGGCTCGTGATGGAGTACTGCGACGGGGGCGACTTGAATCAGTACCTGCTCTCCAGGCCACCAGATGCCCAGCGTAACCACAGCATGGTGCAACAGCTCTGCAGTGCTGTGGCCTTCCTGCATGGCCTGGGCATTACGCACCGAGACCTAAAGCCTGACAATGTGCTGGTCTGTGTGACACCAAAAGGCCCCGTTTTCAAG GTGGCAGACTTTGGTCTGAGCAAGATGAGTGAGGGTCTGGTGAACGGCGATCTATCCAGGCAGCACTTCTCCTCCACCTGTGGCTCTGACTTCTACATGGCTCCAGAGGTGTGGGGTGGACTGACCTACACAGCCCAGGCGGACATCTTCTCCTTGGGTGTGATGTTCTGGGCTGTTCTGGAGAGAATCACCTTCGTGGAAGAGGGGACCACACAGGAGCAACTGG GTGCCTATGTATGCAAGGCCCGCTCCGGCTGGGTGATGCCGCTGGGAGAAGCTTTGTGGGAGAACAGCGACCTCCAGCTGTGCATCCCCATGAAGTCCAAGAGAGCGCCCCCGCTGCCACCCCCTCCCGGTCCAGCCATGTGCACCCTGCTTTTAGACATGCTCGCCTCAAACCCGGACACTCGGCCTCCAGCGGATCAGCTGGAGGCAAGAGTGTGCTCTGCTTTGAAAGAGGACTCCCACTGA